One window of Mesoplasma syrphidae genomic DNA carries:
- a CDS encoding ROK family protein yields MRLCLDIGGMSVKAAVFSGTKIVYRKNVVYGKIIDNVELLKIINNLITEITSLYREISDIGISSPGVIDVATTQVHGFAAITNINKINYRRDLNTDLPIFVENDAYAVGQSQIAFNKKIRDKTALIFIIGSGLGGAMIINNKIHKGATSLGGNFGFIVHNLDLKNPRIGNTTSTTTVLIKNYLEKTGTHLTGKEIVEGYYEDEAKKNAVNDFIDELAINVLTANAIAAADIVLLGGGISQSKLILELLTKKLDNCLNLVGEPYTRKFKVEQCLYAQDANLYGALVLKE; encoded by the coding sequence ATGAGATTATGTTTAGATATTGGTGGCATGTCAGTAAAAGCTGCTGTTTTTAGTGGAACAAAAATTGTATATAGAAAAAATGTGGTTTATGGTAAAATTATTGACAACGTTGAGCTGCTAAAAATCATTAATAATTTGATAACGGAAATTACGAGTCTTTATAGAGAAATTTCAGATATTGGAATTTCCTCTCCTGGAGTAATAGATGTAGCAACAACACAAGTTCATGGGTTTGCTGCAATTACAAATATTAACAAAATAAATTATCGTCGCGATTTAAATACCGATTTGCCAATTTTTGTTGAAAACGATGCCTATGCTGTTGGACAATCACAAATAGCTTTTAACAAAAAAATAAGAGATAAGACTGCATTAATTTTTATTATTGGTAGTGGTCTTGGTGGAGCAATGATTATTAATAATAAAATACACAAAGGAGCAACTTCATTAGGTGGGAATTTTGGTTTTATCGTTCATAATCTTGATTTAAAGAATCCGAGAATTGGAAATACAACATCAACTACTACAGTACTAATTAAAAATTATTTAGAAAAAACAGGCACACATTTAACCGGAAAAGAAATTGTTGAAGGTTATTATGAAGACGAAGCTAAGAAAAACGCTGTCAATGATTTCATTGATGAACTAGCAATAAATGTTCTTACTGCTAATGCTATTGCTGCAGCAGATATTGTCTTACTTGGCGGAGGCATAAGCCAAAGCAAGTTGATATTAGAATTATTGACAAAAAAACTTGATAATTGTTTAAATTTGGTTGGTGAACCATACACAAGAAAATTTAAAGTGGAGCAATGTCTTTATGCTCAAGATGCAAATCTTTATGGAGCCTTGGTCTTAAAGGAGTAA
- a CDS encoding ABC transporter ATP-binding protein — protein sequence MNKTTHKSKDKKIKPDHKIKNEEFQKEVKVLDARLHNGQITQQEYTDGVASLVAKDIEWSKGQGTFFAMIAKYFKLEWKLALIIVSLSVISVLASIAIPLLTRQMTMDIFSKYGTPADSSFWGLSWQTTLAIALGVVLGNAVISFLTQYFSVLMSKRIEIDLRNKSLEALVRQDISYYSDKKIGEIITKVISDTQIVGDQSAQVPVTLLSAFLTIIGASVMMFVFEATLAASVLGMFFLILVAMMISFSFTKKRITKVREIVTDINGNVTDRISTVRLVKSTGTENYETQRFKELHKDYYSESTKLAKVQALMITILFSGISFIQFIAIGVAMLKYGNVDPQVGMLFFGTTFASFTLAQGIMVGPLFQVVMSAVGIAQASVASQRIDSTIKSTSILNPHYFDGKKVDSIDGNIEFKGVSFAYPEKPSKQILPKFDFTFKKGRSYAFVGETGSGKSTISRLLLRFYDPTEGDVIVNGKDNLKDINLASYLYNVGYVEQDPQILFGDVYENVRYGRFEATNEEVIEACKKAELHDLIMTWPDGYDTILGERGFMLSGGQKQRMIIARMFLKDPQVLILDEATSALDNIVEKEIQEKLELLMVGRTTISIAHRLSTIRNADEIIVLGADGAGIVQTGTFDELKNKPGHFQKLYKAGLMD from the coding sequence ATGAATAAGACAACACACAAAAGTAAAGATAAAAAAATAAAACCAGATCATAAAATAAAAAATGAAGAGTTTCAAAAAGAAGTTAAGGTTTTAGATGCAAGATTGCATAATGGGCAAATTACTCAACAAGAATATACTGACGGAGTTGCAAGTCTGGTTGCAAAAGATATTGAGTGATCTAAAGGGCAGGGAACTTTTTTTGCCATGATTGCCAAGTATTTCAAATTGGAATGAAAGTTAGCCTTAATTATTGTTTCGTTAAGTGTCATTTCCGTATTGGCTTCAATTGCCATACCTTTGCTGACAAGACAAATGACGATGGATATCTTTAGTAAATATGGAACTCCAGCTGATTCAAGTTTTTGAGGTTTATCATGACAAACTACTTTAGCAATTGCACTTGGAGTTGTTCTTGGAAATGCTGTTATATCATTTTTGACTCAATACTTTTCTGTGCTAATGTCTAAGCGTATTGAAATTGACTTGCGTAATAAATCTCTAGAAGCTCTTGTTCGTCAAGATATTTCATATTACTCTGACAAAAAAATTGGAGAGATTATTACAAAAGTAATATCTGATACGCAAATAGTTGGTGACCAGTCAGCACAAGTTCCGGTCACATTGTTAAGTGCTTTTTTAACAATCATTGGTGCATCTGTAATGATGTTTGTTTTTGAAGCAACCCTAGCAGCATCAGTTTTAGGGATGTTTTTCTTAATCCTAGTAGCCATGATGATATCATTTAGTTTCACAAAAAAACGTATAACAAAAGTTCGTGAGATTGTTACAGATATTAATGGAAATGTAACAGATCGTATTTCAACAGTACGCTTAGTAAAATCAACTGGAACAGAAAATTATGAGACACAAAGATTTAAAGAACTGCACAAAGATTATTATAGTGAATCTACTAAATTAGCAAAAGTTCAAGCTTTAATGATAACAATTCTTTTTTCTGGAATTAGCTTTATTCAATTTATTGCAATTGGAGTGGCAATGCTTAAATATGGAAACGTTGACCCACAAGTTGGGATGTTATTTTTTGGAACAACGTTTGCTTCATTTACACTGGCGCAAGGAATCATGGTTGGACCTTTATTTCAAGTTGTTATGTCAGCTGTAGGAATTGCTCAAGCATCTGTTGCATCACAAAGAATTGATTCAACAATTAAATCAACTTCAATCTTGAATCCACACTACTTTGATGGAAAAAAAGTTGATTCAATTGATGGTAATATTGAATTTAAAGGTGTTAGCTTTGCGTATCCGGAAAAACCATCAAAACAAATTCTACCTAAATTTGACTTTACTTTTAAAAAAGGTCGCTCATATGCTTTTGTTGGAGAAACGGGGTCAGGAAAATCGACAATCTCAAGATTGCTATTAAGATTTTATGATCCGACTGAAGGTGATGTCATTGTTAATGGCAAAGATAACTTAAAAGATATTAATCTTGCAAGTTACTTATATAATGTTGGGTATGTTGAACAAGACCCACAAATTTTATTTGGAGATGTTTATGAAAATGTTCGTTATGGGCGTTTTGAAGCCACAAACGAGGAGGTAATTGAAGCATGTAAAAAAGCTGAATTGCACGATCTTATTATGACTTGACCAGATGGATATGACACTATTTTAGGGGAACGTGGGTTTATGCTATCTGGAGGTCAAAAACAACGCATGATTATTGCAAGAATGTTTTTAAAAGACCCTCAAGTATTGATTCTTGATGAAGCAACTTCTGCCTTAGATAATATTGTGGAAAAGGAAATTCAAGAAAAACTTGAATTGCTAATGGTTGGTAGAACTACCATTTCAATTGCTCACCGTTTGTCAACAATTCGCAATGCTGATGAAATTATTGTTCTTGGAGCCGATGGAGCAGGAATTGTCCAAACAGGGACTTTCGATGAACTAAAAAATAAACCAGGTCATTTCCAAAAGCTTTATAAAGCAGGATTAATGGACTAA
- a CDS encoding ABC transporter ATP-binding protein, which produces MKKQIKNKSQKSNKTFWKMISKFYIKEWKFAIVIGILMIFIVACGLMIPLLTNQMTMSIMIEKVNKATPSANFWGVKWDKLVYIAILAVILNCICSYLFNYVGYLMGKKIEIELRNKSLERLVRQDISYYSDKKIGEILTKVVSDTQMVGDQSVMIPMLIGISVFQIVAALIMMFVLQWQLALVAFVTFVTIMIIMYVTFNVTTKRFHKVRAVITEINGNVIDRIATVRLIKSTGTENYETSRFKEVHQEYYAKSELVGRMQALMLTTLFGGVSLLQFSTIIAAMLIFGNSGNDKQVETFFTVTFAAFALAQGMMIGPLFNVMNAAFGLAQASVAASRVEETINSKSIMEPHYFDGKKIVSIEGDIIFKGVSFAYPEKPTKNVLPKFDFVFEKGKSYAFVGETGSGKSTISKLLLRFYDPTEGEVLINGKENLKDLNLASYLKHIGYVEQEPQIMYGDVYENVRYGSFEATDEEVIEACKKAELHDLVKTWPEGYETILGERGFMLSGGQKQRLVIARMFLKNPEILILDEATSALDNIVEKEIQEKLETLMVGRTTISIAHRLSTIKNVDQIIVLGADGAGIVQIGTFEELKNIPGHFKRLYEAGLMN; this is translated from the coding sequence ATGAAAAAACAAATTAAAAATAAGTCTCAAAAATCGAACAAGACTTTTTGAAAAATGATTTCGAAATTTTATATCAAAGAGTGAAAATTTGCAATTGTAATTGGAATTTTAATGATCTTTATTGTAGCTTGTGGGCTAATGATTCCACTACTTACAAATCAAATGACAATGTCTATTATGATTGAAAAAGTCAACAAAGCTACACCTTCAGCAAATTTTTGAGGTGTTAAATGAGATAAGTTAGTTTATATTGCTATCTTAGCAGTCATTCTTAACTGCATATGTTCTTATTTATTCAATTATGTTGGATATTTAATGGGTAAAAAAATTGAGATTGAGTTAAGGAATAAATCGCTGGAGCGACTTGTAAGACAGGATATATCATATTATTCTGATAAAAAAATTGGGGAAATATTGACAAAAGTGGTTTCTGATACTCAAATGGTAGGAGACCAATCTGTCATGATACCAATGCTAATTGGTATTTCTGTTTTTCAAATTGTTGCAGCCCTGATTATGATGTTTGTTTTGCAATGACAATTAGCTTTGGTAGCATTCGTTACATTTGTAACGATTATGATAATCATGTATGTGACATTTAATGTAACAACAAAACGTTTTCATAAAGTTCGCGCAGTTATCACTGAGATTAATGGTAATGTTATTGATAGAATCGCGACAGTTAGACTAATTAAGTCAACTGGAACTGAAAATTATGAAACAAGTAGATTCAAAGAAGTACATCAAGAATATTATGCAAAATCTGAGCTGGTTGGAAGGATGCAAGCACTGATGCTAACCACTTTGTTTGGAGGAGTTTCACTTTTGCAATTTTCAACGATTATTGCAGCAATGCTGATTTTTGGTAATTCAGGAAATGATAAACAAGTGGAAACATTCTTTACAGTTACGTTTGCTGCTTTTGCTTTAGCTCAAGGAATGATGATTGGGCCTTTATTTAATGTCATGAATGCAGCATTTGGATTGGCACAAGCAAGTGTTGCTGCATCAAGAGTTGAAGAAACAATTAACTCTAAATCAATTATGGAGCCGCATTATTTTGATGGTAAAAAAATTGTTTCTATCGAGGGAGATATCATTTTTAAAGGTGTAAGTTTTGCGTATCCAGAAAAGCCGACTAAAAATGTGCTTCCAAAATTTGACTTTGTTTTTGAAAAAGGAAAGTCTTATGCTTTTGTAGGGGAAACCGGATCAGGTAAATCGACTATTTCAAAATTGTTATTAAGATTCTATGATCCTACCGAAGGAGAAGTCTTAATAAACGGAAAAGAAAATTTAAAGGATCTTAATTTAGCTAGCTATTTAAAACATATCGGATATGTTGAACAAGAACCACAGATTATGTACGGCGATGTTTATGAAAATGTTCGTTATGGAAGTTTTGAAGCTACTGACGAAGAAGTAATTGAGGCATGTAAAAAAGCTGAATTGCATGATTTAGTGAAAACCTGACCAGAAGGCTATGAGACAATTCTTGGAGAGCGTGGGTTTATGTTATCTGGAGGTCAAAAGCAACGTTTAGTAATTGCAAGAATGTTTTTAAAGAACCCTGAAATTTTAATTTTAGATGAAGCCACTTCGGCATTGGATAATATTGTGGAAAAAGAAATTCAGGAAAAACTTGAAACATTGATGGTTGGAAGAACTACAATTTCAATAGCCCATCGATTGTCAACAATTAAAAATGTTGATCAAATTATTGTATTGGGAGCAGACGGTGCAGGTATTGTTCAGATTGGAACTTTTGAGGAACTAAAAAATATCCCAGGGCATTTTAAAAGGCTTTATGAGGCAGGTTTAATGAATTAA
- a CDS encoding PTS transporter subunit EIIC: MNLFKKNTQENGLYDLEIREFKSKYRVTAELIFDALGEGNYIKPYNCMTRFRANIKDKKNVKVDEILKIPLVKGVNWNGPELQIIIGGEVQKVVDEFKAYEIEGKKKKESILENRIVKKPTLSKRFMAAIVGIIQPAIAVIIAGGMLVALYSLLSMDGGPLQNSIEIVTATGETEKVLISMQTLYLFGVWDSLFFILANTVMPSIGLFFIFNTARYFDANPWFAITVGLFLLSQGFFPLVLGDKYDIATNISDAHFGEWISDKASGKSGFFLFALGSFPIVIMGYQGSIIPYIVGGLLVVFIDKWIKTWMPAALDITFRGLLVILMTMMLLWFVLAPVSSLIEFGLFKSMTWLGAIPYGFGTALFTMLWQPLVIIGCHTPLGVMIDTNISNGTPQLLGTANVTAYWGQLGAVIAVGITTKNMSLKKMAFATVPAGIFGITEPIIYGVNLPRVKPFIYGCMGALAGGFLIGILDIDMDLFGTFGILSALRFNDHASIINPSFEHRITYSQATEVGLLFMVWAITFGVGFVITFLCYRERTNELKGFKKSLKVMAKWLNVKTEILYIEFNSEIKQLQAMKNQYKEIYNYYGDLSKIESKMLNIELKENVKRSKMYRKLVRMQKKVKKIGNNEIYAKFLNLNKEYESFALYQEKAKEEKHKADLIESKAQTLKIFSSSKEQIYNSILLKINKKNISSDEKVVSLNKIWNSLESVEIAFDSVESRNVRLKIKE; encoded by the coding sequence ATGAATCTATTTAAAAAAAATACACAAGAAAACGGTTTATACGATCTAGAGATTAGGGAGTTTAAAAGTAAGTATAGAGTTACGGCAGAACTTATATTTGATGCTCTTGGTGAAGGCAACTACATCAAACCCTACAATTGCATGACTCGTTTTCGAGCTAACATAAAAGACAAAAAGAATGTAAAAGTGGATGAAATTTTGAAAATACCTTTGGTAAAAGGAGTTAATTGAAATGGACCTGAACTGCAAATAATTATTGGTGGTGAAGTTCAAAAAGTCGTAGATGAATTTAAAGCATATGAAATTGAAGGTAAAAAGAAAAAAGAAAGTATACTTGAAAATCGTATTGTCAAAAAGCCTACTTTAAGTAAAAGATTTATGGCTGCAATTGTTGGAATAATCCAACCGGCCATTGCCGTAATTATAGCTGGAGGAATGCTAGTCGCACTATATTCGTTGCTTTCTATGGATGGCGGGCCTCTTCAAAATTCAATTGAAATAGTTACAGCAACTGGAGAAACTGAAAAAGTCTTAATTAGTATGCAAACTTTATATCTATTTGGAGTTTGAGATTCGCTATTTTTTATTTTGGCAAACACCGTTATGCCATCAATTGGTCTGTTTTTTATTTTTAATACGGCAAGATACTTTGACGCTAATCCATGATTTGCTATAACTGTAGGATTATTTTTATTATCCCAAGGTTTTTTTCCGCTAGTTTTAGGAGATAAATACGATATTGCAACTAATATATCAGATGCTCATTTCGGTGAATGAATTAGTGATAAGGCATCAGGTAAAAGTGGTTTTTTCCTTTTTGCATTAGGAAGTTTCCCTATTGTTATAATGGGTTATCAAGGCTCAATCATTCCGTATATTGTGGGAGGATTATTAGTTGTATTTATAGATAAATGAATTAAAACATGAATGCCAGCAGCATTAGATATTACTTTTCGAGGATTATTAGTAATTTTAATGACAATGATGTTATTATGATTTGTTTTGGCACCAGTATCTAGTTTAATTGAATTTGGATTATTTAAGTCAATGACATGATTGGGGGCTATCCCATATGGGTTTGGAACTGCGTTGTTTACTATGCTGTGGCAACCATTAGTTATTATTGGTTGTCACACGCCATTGGGTGTAATGATTGATACAAACATTTCCAACGGAACGCCTCAATTATTGGGAACAGCAAATGTGACGGCATATTGAGGACAATTAGGAGCAGTAATAGCAGTTGGTATAACAACAAAAAATATGAGTCTTAAGAAAATGGCATTTGCAACTGTGCCAGCGGGTATTTTTGGAATAACAGAACCAATCATTTATGGAGTAAATTTACCCAGAGTTAAACCCTTTATTTATGGCTGTATGGGCGCATTGGCTGGTGGATTTCTTATTGGTATTCTAGATATTGATATGGATTTATTTGGTACATTTGGTATTCTAAGCGCTTTGAGGTTTAATGATCATGCAAGCATTATTAATCCAAGTTTTGAACACCGAATAACTTATAGTCAAGCAACTGAAGTAGGATTATTATTTATGGTTTGAGCGATAACATTTGGTGTTGGATTTGTTATTACATTTTTATGCTATAGAGAAAGAACTAATGAACTAAAAGGATTTAAAAAAAGCTTAAAAGTAATGGCAAAATGATTAAATGTTAAAACTGAAATTTTGTATATTGAATTTAATTCGGAAATTAAACAATTGCAAGCGATGAAAAATCAATATAAAGAAATTTACAACTACTATGGTGATTTATCAAAAATTGAAAGCAAAATGCTAAACATTGAATTAAAAGAAAACGTTAAGCGAAGTAAAATGTACCGCAAATTAGTTAGAATGCAAAAGAAAGTAAAGAAAATTGGTAATAACGAAATATACGCCAAATTTTTAAATTTAAACAAAGAATATGAGTCATTTGCGTTGTATCAAGAAAAAGCCAAGGAAGAAAAACATAAAGCTGACTTAATTGAATCAAAGGCACAAACATTGAAAATTTTTAGTTCATCGAAAGAGCAAATTTACAACAGTATTTTATTAAAAATTAATAAAAAAAATATTAGCAGTGATGAAAAAGTAGTTTCATTAAATAAAATTTGAAATTCGCTTGAATCAGTTGAAATTGCTTTTGATTCAGTTGAGTCAAGAAATGTGAGATTGAAAATTAAGGAGTAA
- a CDS encoding glycoside hydrolase family 1 protein: protein MKKIGKDFLWGASTSAYQCEGATNIDGKGKSVQDLTLPVKDKIDFRNASHHYFHYKEDVKLMAEMGFKSYRFSISWSRIFPKGTGEINQKGVDFYNNLLNELLKYNIEPVVTVYHFDPPLDLENQGGWLNRDLMVNAFVQYSTKLFELFGDRVKYWQTINEHNMIIQVGHVIGVINPKQDNLFKKLYQINHNMLIAQALVTRKYHDMNFKGIIGPAPNISYVYAETSKPEDFDASYKANAWRNWLYLDAACLGEYNTIAWEWMVKNGYEPELREGDLEILKKGKADFIAFNYYNTSTVRASTKIGSIKFSESDQQTAYDIPGLFDLCDNKNLPKTEFGWSIDPQGFLHTMRAMWDRYRMPLMVTENGLGAYDIVEEDGSIHDQYRIDYIKAHLEQLKVAINEGIDVIGYHPWSAIDLVSTHEGIKKRYGFIHVNINDNGEGDYKRSRKDSFYWYKKVISTNGEDLD from the coding sequence ATGAAAAAAATTGGAAAAGATTTTTTGTGAGGAGCATCAACTAGTGCTTATCAATGTGAAGGTGCAACAAATATTGATGGGAAGGGTAAAAGTGTCCAAGATCTAACATTACCTGTTAAAGATAAAATTGACTTTAGAAATGCTTCGCATCACTACTTTCACTATAAAGAAGATGTAAAGCTTATGGCAGAAATGGGATTTAAGTCATATAGGTTTTCTATTTCATGAAGTAGAATATTTCCAAAAGGGACTGGTGAAATTAATCAAAAAGGTGTTGACTTTTATAATAACTTACTTAATGAATTATTAAAATATAATATTGAACCAGTTGTTACTGTTTATCATTTTGATCCACCGCTGGATTTAGAAAATCAAGGTGGATGATTAAATAGGGATTTAATGGTTAATGCTTTTGTTCAATATTCAACAAAGTTATTCGAATTGTTTGGAGACAGAGTTAAATATTGGCAAACAATAAATGAGCATAATATGATTATTCAAGTGGGCCATGTTATTGGTGTTATAAATCCTAAACAAGATAATTTATTCAAAAAGTTATATCAGATTAATCATAATATGTTAATAGCGCAGGCTTTAGTCACAAGAAAATATCATGATATGAATTTCAAAGGTATTATAGGACCAGCTCCGAATATTAGCTATGTGTATGCTGAAACTTCAAAACCAGAAGATTTTGATGCAAGTTACAAAGCGAATGCCTGAAGAAATTGATTATATTTGGACGCAGCGTGCCTTGGAGAATATAATACAATTGCATGAGAATGAATGGTGAAAAATGGATATGAACCTGAACTTAGAGAAGGTGACTTAGAAATTTTAAAAAAAGGTAAAGCCGATTTTATAGCGTTTAATTATTACAACACTTCAACAGTTAGAGCCTCAACAAAAATTGGGTCAATTAAGTTTAGTGAATCTGATCAACAAACTGCTTATGATATTCCTGGATTATTTGATTTGTGTGATAACAAGAATTTACCTAAAACAGAGTTTGGTTGGTCAATTGATCCTCAAGGATTTTTGCATACAATGAGAGCAATGTGAGATAGATATAGAATGCCTTTGATGGTGACAGAAAATGGACTAGGAGCATATGATATTGTAGAAGAAGATGGTTCAATACATGATCAATACAGAATAGATTACATTAAAGCCCACTTGGAACAGCTAAAAGTTGCTATTAATGAAGGTATTGATGTTATTGGTTATCACCCCTGAAGTGCTATTGATTTAGTTTCAACTCATGAAGGAATAAAAAAAAGATATGGTTTTATTCACGTTAATATAAACGATAATGGTGAAGGTGATTATAAACGTTCAAGAAAAGATAGCTTTTATTGATATAAAAAAGTTATCTCAACAAATGGCGAAGATTTGGATTAA